AGTTGTACTAATACCTCAAACCCAAGCGTAATGATCGGTGCAGGATTATTAGCTAAAAAAGCTATAGAAAAAGGCTTAAATGTTAAACCATGGGTCAAAACTTCACTTGCGCCGGGATCAAAAGTTGTTAGCGAGTATTTGAGTAAATCCGGATTGCAATACTATCTTGATGAATTGGGGTTTTATCTGGTCGGTTACGGGTGCACTACATGCATAGGTAACTCAGGGCCTTTACTTGAAGAAATTGAAAAAACTATAGTGGATAACAACCTGGTAGTTGCAGCCGTTCTTTCAGGGAATAGAAACTTTGAAGGAAGAGTACACCCTTATGTAAGAGCTAACTATCTTGCTTCGCCACCGCTTTGTGTAGCTTATGCGATTGCAGGAACGATGGAAATCAATCTAAGCTCCGAGCCGATCGGTAAAGACAAGCATGGGAACAACGTTTTCTTAAAAGATATTTGGCCGAGTAATGAAGAGATTAGAGAAGTCATGAGCAGTGTAATTACGCCTCAGATGTTTGCGAGCAAATATGCCGAAGTTTTTGAAGGCGAAGAAGAATGGAAACAAATTACCATTTCAACCGGGCTGAATTATACATGGAATGATAAGAGTACTTATATCAAACAACCACCATACTTTGAAAATATGAGCATTAATCCGAGCGGAACGGATGATATATCAAATGCTCGAATACTTGCTCTTCTTAGCGACAGCATTACAACCGATCATATCAGCCCGGCGGGAAATATTGCTAAAACCAGTCCGGCTGCTAAATACTTACTTAGCCATAATATTCCCGTCGATGAATTTAACTCTTACGGGTCAAGACGCGGGAATCATGAAGTTATGATGCGTGGAACTTTTGCCAATACCAGAATTAAAAACGAGATGGCCGGCGGAGCTGAAGGCGGCTTAACCAGATATATGGATGAAGGTGAGGTTGAAAGCATTTATGATGCTGCAATGAAATACAGAGAAGAAAATATTCCGCTGGTAATTTTTGCCGGTAAGGAATACGGAACTGGTTCATCCAGAGACTGGGCAGCTAAAGGAACTAATCTTTTAGGGGTAAAAGCGGTTATTGCTGAAAGCTTTGAAAGGATCCATAGATCAAACTTAGTCGGAATGGGAGTTATGCCTTTAGTATTCCAAAACGGTTTAACCTGGAAAGATTTAAAGCTTTCCGGCAAGGAAACTGTGAGTATTACAGGTTTGGAAAATATTACCCCGCTTAAACCGGTTAAATGTACTATTTCATTAGACGGTATGATTATTAATGAAATTACTTTAACTCTAAGAGTTGATACTGAAGTTGAAGTGGAATATGTGAATAATGGCGGTATTTTACAATATGTGCTTAGAAAATTAGTTTAATTATTTAATTAATATTTGCTTGAAAGAGCAGACGAAGAAAGATACAAAAGGTTCTATGAAGTAACCACAATAACAAAGTAGAACCTTATGTCTTTACCTCCCGTTGCGAAAAAAATTCCTTATATATTTGAGATCCATAGTGAAAAACTAACCGATGATTATGCTTGGTTAAGAGATAAAAACTGGCCGGATGTTAAAGATGAAGAAGTTCTAAATTACCTTAAGGAAGAAAATAAATACTTTGAAAGTATTATGGCTTCTCAAAAAGATATGGAAGAGGCCATATATAAGGAGCTTAAGAACCGTATAAAGCTCACTGATACCACCTACCCTATAAAGCGCAATGAATATTATTATTACTCCAGAACAACTGAACATTCCAATTACCAGATTTTTTGCAGGAAGAAAAATTCCTTGGATAATCCTGAAGAAATTATTCTTGACTGTGATGAGCTTGGAAAAGATCTTTGCTTTTTTGATTTAGGTGCAATTGCAATAAGCCCTGATCACTCTATGTTAGCATATTCTACTGATACTACGGGCGGTGAAAGATATAATATATACGTTAAAAACTTAAATAGTAACGCATTATTAAGAGATGAGATTAGTGATAGTATAGGAAGCATAGTTTGGCATAAGAACGGAAAAGGGTTCTTTTATACTAAACTAAATGAATTTTGGAGAACGGATAAAGTTTATTACCATGAACTCGGCACTTCAAGCGAGCAAGATAAGTTGATATTCAAGGAAAATGACCAAATATTCAGGGTCAGCATTAGCAAATCAAAGAGCGAACAATTCTTAATTATTGATTCTGAAAGTAAAGATTATAATGAAATTTTGGTGCTGGATTTTAACTCCGATAACTTGGAACCAAAGTTAATTGAGCCAAGGAAAGATAATCATCTTTATTACATTGAACACAGAGATGGATATTTTTATATAAAAACTAATTCAGGCGGCAAAAATTTTAGGTTGGTAAAAGCTCCCCTAACTAGTCCTGAATCGGCTAATTGGCAGGAAGTTATCCCGCATAGCAATGAAAATTACTTAACTGATTTCTTTACTTTTAAAGATACCATAGTGGTGCAGTCTCAGCATAAAGGCTTAAGTTGTTTAAAAGTATATGATTATGA
The DNA window shown above is from Candidatus Jidaibacter acanthamoeba and carries:
- the acnA gene encoding aconitate hydratase AcnA; the protein is MKFGDKNSTGAKSKLKIGSKEYTYFNLNKAAQSLNIDAKRLPISMKIILENLLRFEDNRVVKRKDLEAVAEWLKTKKSDHEIAFLPARVLMQDFTGVPAVVDLAAMRDAINKLGGDANKVNPLIPVDLVIDHSVQVDKYATPDSLKVNVKYEMERNLERYEFLRWGQDAFNNFRVVPPGTGICHQVNLEYLAQVVWTMSMRGETFAYPDTLVGTDSHTTMINGLSVLGWGVGGIEAEAAMLGQPISMLLPEVIGFKMTGNLREGVTATDLVLTVTNMLRKKGVVGKFVEFYGEGLKHLPLADRSTIANMAPEYGATCGFFPIDEETVKYLELSARPKEVIDLVETYAKEQGLWRDDSMSMEFTDTLELNLSEVEPSLAGPKRPQDKINLSAIPQNFQKELPSLNKDSSNTDKEFHVQGKSFTLGNGNVVIAAITSCTNTSNPSVMIGAGLLAKKAIEKGLNVKPWVKTSLAPGSKVVSEYLSKSGLQYYLDELGFYLVGYGCTTCIGNSGPLLEEIEKTIVDNNLVVAAVLSGNRNFEGRVHPYVRANYLASPPLCVAYAIAGTMEINLSSEPIGKDKHGNNVFLKDIWPSNEEIREVMSSVITPQMFASKYAEVFEGEEEWKQITISTGLNYTWNDKSTYIKQPPYFENMSINPSGTDDISNARILALLSDSITTDHISPAGNIAKTSPAAKYLLSHNIPVDEFNSYGSRRGNHEVMMRGTFANTRIKNEMAGGAEGGLTRYMDEGEVESIYDAAMKYREENIPLVIFAGKEYGTGSSRDWAAKGTNLLGVKAVIAESFERIHRSNLVGMGVMPLVFQNGLTWKDLKLSGKETVSITGLENITPLKPVKCTISLDGMIINEITLTLRVDTEVEVEYVNNGGILQYVLRKLV
- a CDS encoding S9 family peptidase, whose protein sequence is MSLPPVAKKIPYIFEIHSEKLTDDYAWLRDKNWPDVKDEEVLNYLKEENKYFESIMASQKDMEEAIYKELKNRIKLTDTTYPIKRNEYYYYSRTTEHSNYQIFCRKKNSLDNPEEIILDCDELGKDLCFFDLGAIAISPDHSMLAYSTDTTGGERYNIYVKNLNSNALLRDEISDSIGSIVWHKNGKGFFYTKLNEFWRTDKVYYHELGTSSEQDKLIFKENDQIFRVSISKSKSEQFLIIDSESKDYNEILVLDFNSDNLEPKLIEPRKDNHLYYIEHRDGYFYIKTNSGGKNFRLVKAPLTSPESANWQEVIPHSNENYLTDFFTFKDTIVVQSQHKGLSCLKVYDYDFKNFHKINFPDPSYFISPIFTTFDDVNIRFSYSSLNSPEMIMENSFFDNHIETLKTKEVLGGYDKSYYASERIFAKGKDGVEIPISLVYRKDRFKHDGSNPLYLYGYGSYGYPTHARFRSDIVSLLDRGFVYAIAHIRGGDEMGQEWYLDGKLLNKKNTFDDFIVCAEYLIANNYTRKQNIVIVGGSAGGLLVGVCVNERPDLFKMAVADVPYVDALNTMLDESLPLTPGEYSEWGNPKNEEYYRYIKSYSPYDNIKRQDYPALYVTAGLTDPRVTYWEPAKWVAKLRDYKTDNNLLVLKTNMDAGHCGASGRFEYLKDSAQEYSFILKIFGV